From the Methanosarcinales archaeon genome, one window contains:
- a CDS encoding cobalt-precorrin-7 (C(5))-methyltransferase produces MKIVGVGVGPGMLTSEASKVIQHAEIIYGSPRAIELAQEYITCEAKNIGDYSKINELPSNAVVLSTGDPNLSGLGKYAGPDAEIIPGLSSLQVACARLRVDIADVVVVTAHGRNPTSAALKFRQDIESGSTVFLLPSPEMGVDMVASTLESIGLDVPIAVLEQLGYPDEHVEVGTAGKTPLLHEFRVF; encoded by the coding sequence GACTTCTGAGGCCTCAAAAGTAATTCAACATGCCGAAATAATTTATGGTTCTCCCCGTGCTATCGAACTGGCACAGGAATACATAACATGTGAGGCAAAAAATATTGGTGATTATTCAAAGATCAATGAACTGCCTTCGAATGCAGTTGTGCTGTCAACAGGAGACCCCAACCTTTCAGGTTTGGGGAAATATGCAGGTCCTGATGCCGAGATAATACCTGGTCTCTCCTCGCTGCAGGTGGCATGTGCCAGACTAAGGGTAGATATAGCAGATGTTGTAGTGGTCACCGCGCATGGCAGGAATCCCACGTCAGCGGCATTAAAGTTCAGACAAGACATTGAATCCGGCTCAACTGTGTTTTTACTGCCTTCGCCTGAAATGGGTGTTGATATGGTTGCCTCGACACTTGAGAGCATCGGGCTGGATGTTCCCATAGCTGTGCTTGAACAGCTGGGATATCCTGATGAACATGTGGAAGTGGGAACAGCAGGAAAAACCCCTTTATTACATGAGTTTCGGGTATTTTAA
- a CDS encoding helix-turn-helix domain-containing protein translates to MQDDGRIAEILSTIKNIEDSNLSVREFFDQNIVPFTRPQYYIYRKTLRKYGEEGLHDKRAAGNNTKLTQRIKDYIILIVTENRNIPSSQLQIKIQNQFGTKISISNLNNFRASAKLTRFTPPPKKECEQQKSGGGEILTSLSFFTHIIDLYTQTIIERLDEVRESPLFKQNENIPQDNPGSRQEGKFTSEYNQLKSVRENRFKSIDDKILIKNLSTMNIFTMSEKTIFRYNLALLSLPLVTSNGKSSRVNRVKGNDLAFLCGQNYKDASLERYLQELKYLKISDKLIVTTAKFWQDFWQNELGNETYLVCYYIDGNTRPLWSSNRCYKGKVTMLGRVMNCLENVFIHDGRGHPLYFQTFHGHADLGKHALGMLTKLTKLLDSPEAHASVKRILVFDGGGNGVKTLRAFDDSDEYYLTILDDNQVKEKKIKHIQQETEYKYGTASLVDCQIELRDSLEKDYIHECRAVIVKWANGKRSVLITDIPRELLDASEVTKRYFDRWPQQEKQFRDAKSGANIHRIVGYGMKIEKYDLMDEKHGKLCETITNLNLKLKKPLMEIEAIEEQLAPLYSKERRLRERSKIVDGKRTMNEVDSIELQECEKQVNKYLRQQKVIERKHKDDFKKLKMCLKEERRIRDKDKVYRIDTELDQIMTCFKMSFINLCSMFLTKCMSHEKYELLTLFESIFQLEGTAFVDSEKKVIELKMNPKEPELMKKLNKGLCVLNEMDVYDMYGRAVQFKV, encoded by the coding sequence AAATACGGTGAAGAAGGACTTCATGATAAAAGAGCAGCTGGAAACAACACGAAACTGACACAACGTATAAAAGATTATATCATCCTCATCGTCACCGAGAACAGGAACATACCTTCATCACAACTGCAGATCAAGATTCAGAACCAGTTTGGCACAAAGATTTCCATATCTAATTTGAATAACTTCAGGGCATCAGCCAAATTAACAAGATTTACACCTCCCCCTAAAAAAGAATGCGAACAGCAAAAATCCGGTGGGGGCGAGATATTAACCTCTTTATCCTTTTTTACTCACATAATCGACTTATACACGCAGACAATAATAGAGCGACTGGACGAAGTTCGAGAATCTCCCTTATTTAAACAGAACGAAAATATCCCGCAAGACAATCCGGGCTCCCGTCAGGAAGGAAAATTCACCAGCGAATACAATCAATTAAAATCGGTAAGAGAAAATCGTTTCAAATCTATCGATGACAAGATACTGATAAAGAATCTATCCACCATGAACATCTTCACGATGTCTGAAAAAACGATCTTTCGCTACAATCTGGCTTTGCTTTCTTTACCGCTCGTTACATCTAATGGAAAATCAAGCAGGGTGAACCGTGTAAAAGGAAACGATTTAGCATTTCTCTGTGGACAAAATTACAAAGATGCCTCACTTGAGAGATACCTTCAGGAACTGAAATATCTCAAAATATCTGACAAATTGATTGTCACAACTGCAAAATTCTGGCAGGACTTCTGGCAAAACGAATTGGGGAATGAAACTTATCTTGTATGTTACTACATTGACGGCAATACCAGACCATTGTGGTCATCAAACAGGTGCTACAAAGGTAAAGTAACAATGCTTGGTCGTGTTATGAACTGTCTTGAAAATGTGTTTATTCATGATGGCAGGGGACATCCACTATATTTCCAGACCTTTCACGGACACGCCGACCTTGGCAAACATGCATTAGGTATGCTCACGAAATTGACAAAACTTTTAGATAGTCCAGAGGCTCATGCTTCTGTGAAGAGGATACTGGTATTTGATGGTGGAGGCAATGGTGTGAAAACGCTTAGGGCTTTTGACGACAGTGATGAATATTATCTCACCATCCTTGATGATAATCAAGTAAAGGAGAAGAAGATCAAGCACATCCAGCAGGAAACAGAGTATAAATATGGAACTGCCAGCCTTGTTGACTGTCAAATTGAGTTAAGGGATTCATTAGAGAAAGACTACATACATGAATGCCGGGCAGTGATCGTGAAGTGGGCTAATGGCAAAAGATCGGTTTTGATCACGGATATTCCTCGTGAATTGCTGGACGCAAGCGAAGTCACGAAGAGATATTTTGACCGTTGGCCACAGCAGGAAAAACAATTCAGAGATGCGAAATCCGGAGCAAATATCCATCGAATTGTAGGTTATGGGATGAAGATCGAGAAGTACGACCTGATGGATGAAAAACATGGTAAGCTGTGTGAGACAATAACCAACCTGAATTTAAAGCTGAAAAAACCATTGATGGAGATTGAAGCGATAGAAGAACAGCTTGCTCCTTTGTATTCGAAAGAGAGAAGACTTCGTGAGAGATCAAAGATTGTTGATGGAAAAAGAACTATGAATGAGGTGGACTCAATCGAATTGCAGGAATGTGAAAAACAAGTCAATAAGTATCTTCGTCAACAAAAGGTGATTGAAAGAAAACATAAGGACGATTTTAAGAAGTTGAAGATGTGTTTGAAAGAGGAAAGACGGATCCGGGATAAGGATAAAGTATACAGGATCGATACTGAGTTGGATCAGATCATGACATGTTTTAAGATGTCATTTATCAATCTCTGCAGTATGTTTTTGACAAAGTGTATGAGCCATGAAAAATATGAACTGTTGACATTGTTCGAATCGATTTTTCAGCTTGAAGGGACAGCTTTTGTTGACAGCGAAAAGAAGGTTATTGAATTGAAGATGAATCCAAAAGAACCGGAGTTGATGAAAAAACTTAATAAAGGTCTTTGTGTATTGAATGAGATGGATGTTTATGATATGTATGGGCGGGCTGTGCAGTTTAAGGTGTGA